Within the Pseudonocardia alni genome, the region ATGCCCGCCCTCTACCGGGAGTGCGCGGCCTGGAAGCGGATCCACGACTCGGTCGACGCGGTCCTGGGCTTCCTCGACGACTCACCGGGCGTCGACCTGCTGTTCCGCCGCCGCCTGCCCGGGCAGCGGGGGGAGGTCGTCGACGCCGGCCGGGAGTTCATCGCCTCCGCGCTGACCGGGCTGCTCGGGTCCTACGCCGAGGTGCTCGGCCTCGACGATCCCGAGCTGGTCCGGGTGTGGTCGCAGTCGCTGGTCGGCGCGGTCCAGGGGACCGCGGAGTGGTGGCTGCGGGGCCGGGCGACCGGGAACGCCCCCGGGCGCGATGTCGTCACCACCCACCTGACGGACCTGATCTGGACCCAGATCGAGGGGGTGGGGCGACAGCGGGGGTTGACTCTGAGTCGCGAATCACTACTCCCTGTGAGAGTCATGCCGAAATAGGCGTTACTCGGCGTATAGGGTACCGTCGCGAGCCGGTCGCCCCGGCAGGTCCCGGACCCTCGTGGCGACCGCCGGATGT harbors:
- a CDS encoding TetR/AcrR family transcriptional regulator, with the translated sequence MSSDRTEPGAADDLRSDGRSTRWDAHRARRREQVVDAALVVLGRDGQDFGLDQVAHEAGVTKPVIYRHFGDRAALLDAMAERATDRLMERLMPALYRECAAWKRIHDSVDAVLGFLDDSPGVDLLFRRRLPGQRGEVVDAGREFIASALTGLLGSYAEVLGLDDPELVRVWSQSLVGAVQGTAEWWLRGRATGNAPGRDVVTTHLTDLIWTQIEGVGRQRGLTLSRESLLPVRVMPK